In the Candida orthopsilosis Co 90-125, chromosome 7 draft sequence genome, CCCTCAAAGACACGCAATAGAGATCcgacaaacaaaattatgaAAATCCGTTTATGGGATTTGAAGTCTCGCGATCTTGACGtttcaaacacaacaatCTAAGCCACATTCAACCAATTATACGACAGCTCAAGTCAATAATTATTAACCCGGAGCAAAATCGATTCAGAAGGGAGAGATGTGGATCGCACCAACCGTATGCTACATCCTAATATTGCTTCTTTCACTACTAGGGATAAGATATCACATTAATGTCTTTAAGTACCCCATATACTTGACTTTACCATTGACGTTGGGTATATACATTCCGTTATCTATCATATTCACCCTACCATTGGATTACGTTTCCCATAACACTCAACTGACTGAGGAAATAACCTGGTTTGGATTACCTGATTCTATTATTTTATACAtttggaaatcaaattATTGGATTACTTTCCTTCTTACATGGATCATATTACCCATGTTGTTGGAGTTTTATAGATCGGGACATCATGACACATATGGCAAACTCAAAGATGCGATTAgagaaaatttgaaattccaaGCTATCATGATATCAGTTTCGTTAGTTGGCCTTATCtacttgttgattgaaGTGGGACTCAACTTGAATcacttgaaattgatgattattGCTATTTCACACGTGTACTCCTTGATCTTGGCCACTTGGTTAATGGGACATGGGTTAATCAGTATACCTCGAAATAAGTGGATTCAAGGGTCAGttgtcaatgatttgaatcacCATTACCTAAAACTTCCTAAACTTGTTGACGAATTAGAAGATATAAAGATTACTTTTAGAGAGGATGTGTTAAAAGTGATTGTCTTGAAGCAAAATTATACTAGTGAATCAATCGAAGATTTCAAATATCGTGATTGGATTTTGAACTTATATGACTCGGTACCGGGTGATATTAGAGAGCAGGTAGAGAAGCAGTACTTGCATGATAATACAGTCATAAATCGCGATCAGTTGAACGACCAGTTTATgacaaatttaaattcGCTGTTCAATCTGAACTTAAATAGACTTATTGGTTACCAATCGGAGTTTAACAGAatgatttccaaaattcTACGATTGGAAGATGTGTTAAATTCTGTTTCCTCGAGAGAATTGGTATTTAGGGTGGACAATCATCGTGTGTTGTGGAGTCCCAAGTATAACTTTATTTATTGGTACTACCTTCGACCTAtatccaacaaaattggAGCAGCTATTTTGGGATTGGCATCGCTTGTGATTTTGCAGTCTGAGTTCTTCCATTCGACAAGGATGTCCTTGATGAATGCATTTGTCTACTCGACAGATATTCACAATCATTcatttttacaatttgcaatttcttgCATTACATTTTCGTACATGTTATTTGCAGCATTGAACTCATTAAcgcaattgaagattttcaaTATGTATCATTTGGTTCCCCGTAATTCCGACCCTGTACTGGCTTGTTGGTATGCCATGTATATCGCCAGATTGACAATCCCCTTGAGCTATAATTTCATAACGTTGTTTGTTAGTCGAGAgtccatttttgaaaaatggtaCGGTCAGTCAGTACATCTCACTGGGttgttcaacttgttgaacaattggattCCACGGTTGATTTTAGTCCCTGTTTTGTTGGCCATGTTTCATGTCTATGATCGagtcaaaaaaaaacttgGATTTGGTGATCTTTATGACTCGTGGATCTTATTTGACGAAGACGAAGAACATgacaatgatgatttgaataagAGATCAGACTTGATAATTATTGAAGCAAAGAGAATAGTGTCTAGGGAGATGTCACGTCGGCAGATGCAGTTACGTCCTTTCCATTTAACCAGTAGCAGCACCGATAACGTCAGCACCTTGGATCCAGCAGACGCTAACTACGAAAGACGAAGAAGGGAGTTCAACAACTCGCTAGCTAATAGAATTGACAATACACCTGATGAAGAACCCGTTTATTACAATGGTACGTTGAATGCACCCTCAAGTGGTTTATGGGGAAGAATCAGTAATACTTTTGGTGGATTTTTTGATAGGAGTGGAAATAGAGCTCCACAAAGACCGTATAGAGATGAACCTTTAGATGATTTTGACTATGACAATGATGCGAATGAGAATCTAGTGTTGTAGTGCACATACATTAATAAAAATACAATCTAGCTTGTACGTATTGGGTATGGTAATACTTTTTATGGGGTTTTGAATTATGCGCTTAGTTGGGAACGGCACTTTTAACTTGTAACACAAAACTCAAAAGAGCATTTGTAAACTTCACTGTAGCCGAAATCGAAcactttttgaatttgaaattctgTTTACAATATCCAATCCATAATTACAATAACCGGTCACCccttcttttcatctaTTTACATGTCAATTGTATTTGCTCAAGGATGTCGCATAGTGAAAGAGCGCACCTCGCTAATATCACGCCGATACATTTCTGATTCTGTGGTATTTACACCCGTTGTCCGATCCTCCTCAATACCACCAGACACTGAAAAGCCCAAACTTGAAGGGAGACTACGCGTGAAGCTACTCAAAAGTCCATCTCATTTGGGTCATTTTACAAGTAGAGTCAATCGACCTTATAATGAGGACAAGTACAATGCCAACGTGTTGACAATTAGGGATAAAGAggtattcaatttcaatatatttGACGGACATGGAGGAGATCAATGCAGTAAATATTTAGCTGAGAACTTGTCTTTGAATGTTGAATGCAGTGATGAAATggtgaaaaagaagaaagcaAGAGAGGATTTAGTCAAGAAGTATGCTAAAAATGTAGGTGGGTATTGGAAACGCTGGTACAAACATCGAGAAAAGACATTCGCCACATGGCAAGCTAGTAAACTACCCATTAAGAGCTTCAAAAAGGACCTTGAAAAGAACGATATAGCATTTAGGTTGCCCCTTTCGTTCCTTAATACAGATTACGAATTCTTCCAACAGGAGCAAGAACTGGGGTCAACGTGTACATCGGcattttttcaaactatTTACAATAACCCAGTGAAGTCGTTACCCgtgattgaaaattacTACTTCAACAGAAATACTATTTCTTTGTTAACGATTGCCCACGTGGGTGACACTAGAGCCATATTAGTTGACAAGAATGGGATAGCAAATGCATTGACAGTGGATCACCACCCTCTGAACCCATTGGAAAGCAAAAGACTTCGAAGATACGCGGCTAATTTTTTCATGACTGACTCTTTTGGAGAAGAACGGTTCATAGCTCTAGCAAACACAAGGGCATTTGGAGACGTCAGTTATAAGGAAATGGGTGTCACTGCAGAGCCGGAAGTGACACAGTTAATTGTCGGAGACTCTAGGGAAATATCCCAAAAGCTAACCGAGGACGAGATCAAGAAGTATACTGTTGGTGGTCTTGGTGGTGATGAGTGTTTTCTCATTTTGTGTACAGATGGAGTAACTAATGTATTGACTGatcaagaaattgctgATATTATAATGACACATTATAAAAGACAGGGCCATGTGAAGGCTACTCCACAATTCTGTGCTCAGGAAGTTATcaactttgttgaatatgttGGAGGTGATGATAATGCCACTATATTAGTGATTAGATTGAATGGATGGGGTAACTGGCCAAATATTGACAGAACAGGGGAGTTGAGGCAGCAAAGGCTAGACGATTACAATCCAAGGCGTAATAGTGGTTGATAAGAGATTAGatttttttatattatAGATACAGCTCGACTTACTTATATACAAAAGGCTAGCCTTGATTGAAATCGGTGTGTTCTAATTCTTGGAGTATTTGTACATGAATCTCTTTCTAGTTGGTGCAAACTCTCCCAACTTTGACCCTACCATGTCGTCAGTGACTTCGACCTCGACGTAATCTTTCCCATTGTGTACCTCAAATTTAAGTCCAACAAATTGTGGTATTATTGTACAATTACGTGCTTTTGTTCTGATACTcgatttgttttgtatagCTTTTGCTATTGGTAAAGGTACAATATGAGGTCCTTTCCAAACCGATCTGCTTAGTATTTGTAATGAAGGGAGCATGCCGTAGCTTAATGGGGGTGGTTCTTGTAATAGTAATTGTTCAGCACAAAGTTGatgtaatttttttttttttcaatcatcTATTTGATGAGACACCTTTGATTATAGCTGCTAGATATAAGGAATAGTTGAAATATCTCACCTGTAAATAGTGATGTTTGGCACTCGGTACGACCCTGATGAGCCTACGTCTATATCTGTCCTGAAtgcaaaaaggaaaagagaGGAGGCCTCGGAGTCAAGTGAAAGTGAAAATGAACAAGATGATGCAAAAGAACTCAGTAAAAGTGATGACGAGAGTAGCGATGACGACAGAGAGGGAAGCAAAATTTCAGATGATATTATAGAGAAAACAGAGGCAAGATTTGAAGTCAGTGAAGAATCAGACGTGGAAATGGAAGGTCCAGAACCAAATGGTGATCCCCTGTATGAGTCCAAGCATGAAGCAGTattcaacaagttcaagCAGTCAACAACTACAATAGGGCAACGTGAGTCTGTATCTGAAGACGAAAAGGAGGAGGTTGTGGACACACAAGACCTCGCTCCACTTCCCCAACCACAATTACCTCGTGATAAGAAGCTTACGTCGACGTCGCAATACTCAAAGAACTTAGACTGGTTAACAACACCTCAATATGTGACACCGAATGAGAagctttcttttcaagGCCTAGGGGTTGATGAAACTGTATTGAATAATCTTAAATCACATGGCTTTAACGAAGCATTTGCTGTTCAAGTGAGTGTTCTCAAAACGATTATACCTGAAATTATAGCCAATAAAAGGCGACCAGATGCGTTTGGGGACATACTAGTGAATGCATCCACTGGATCGGGTAAGACTTTGGCATACTCTATTCCGATAGTCCAAGCATTACACGACAGAGTCGTACCTCGAGTGAGAGCAATTGTGCTAGTTCCAACTAGACCATTAATTAATCAAGTGAAAACTACAATGCTACAGCTATCCCAGGGTACAAATTTATCAGTAGTaggattgaaaaatgatatatcaatcaaagaagaaagtgaaaagttgaaaaaaatggTTCCTGATATAGTGGTAAGTACGCCAGGTAGGTTGGTTGAGCATTTGAATATAAACTCCATCAGCCTATCAGGCTTGAGATTTCTCGTCATCGATGAAGCAGATAGGCTTttaaatcaatcttttcaaaattggtcGCTGGTACtcaccaacaaaattgatgagcAGCAAAAACGTGACATATCAGAAAGGTGGAGCCTAAAAGTACAAAAGTTGGTTTTTTCTGCAACATTGACTACTGATGCTGGGAAGCTATCCAATCTCAATTTTTACAAGCCGAGACTTATCATTGTCAACGATACTGAGCAATTGGTCAATGAAATGTTTAGCGTGCCTTCATTGTTGTCTGAATTTATCATTCATTATGGTGTGGCCAAAAACTCGTTAAAACCCTTGATACTTGCCAAATTTTTAGCTTCACAGAAGAAACTCTCCAACGTGCTAATATTTACGAAGTCAAATGAGTCATGTATCAGGTTGTCAAAGCTTTTGCAGCTCATTATGGATGCATTTTCAATGCTGATCAACGTAgcattcatcaattcaaccaacaacagaaCATCAGTACGAGCTCGAGTTTTAAGGGACTTCTCCACCCAAAAGATAAACATCCTCATTGCCACGGATTTGATTGCCAGAGGTATAGACTTGACCACAATCACCGATGTCATTAATTACGATTTGCCCAATTCATCACGAGAGTATGTCCATAGAGTTGGTCGTACTGCGAGAGCAAAAAACGCAGGTAACGCTtataattttgtatttgggAAAGGTGAACGGAAATGGTTTAATACGTTTTCTAGGGATATTGGTCGTGGTGATAAGGAAGTTGAACCGTTggagttgaaattgagtgAGGTTATCACTAAACACGACGAAGAGGTGTACCAAAAAgcattgttggatttgcaacaacaagctGTAATGTGAGCTGTACATAATATAAAGTAATCGAGTGTAGTACTCGCACAATTTGTGACAATTAGAGTCCATTTAAGTTATCTTGATGACATATATTCAAGATTTTGTAAGCGATGCGATTGCTGTCTCTAAGTTGTGTCGCACAATAAAAAAGTATGGCGCAAATTAAAATTGTGCTGCAAGAAAATACCAAACTCCAATTAGAAGCAACTTGCATACGAAATATGCCATGACTGATGTTCAGGTGTTTGATCAGAcagatttggaaaactcAATCACCATTAAAGCCAACAAGCTACTTTTAATTAAAGATGTTGAGCAAGATGAAAAAAGGTTAGAGAAAGCTATTAAAAGTCTTAACGTGTCGGTGAAACACATTAACCAACTAAACTCCAAACTATCTCATCCTCGTACAAAGATCagtgaaaaaaagaagatcaaGGACGAAATCCAGTGGCTTGAAGAGAACGAGCTTAGCGTTAAACAACAGGATGTACAAGACATCAAGTCAAGAATAGAACTGAACAAGCGGGCACTTGAAGAATCGAAAGGTGGGAATGAGGATCGAGACCGTGGTGGAGGAAGACTCCCAGACGAAAGTGAGCGAGATTACTTGATCAGAATAGGTAAAATTACAGCATTTGGCAATGAAAACGCGTTCCAACTGGTTGATGCCACTGAAGATAAAAGACAAAGTCACGTCTTTTTGCGAAAGCCAGGATTCGAGCAGGATGTTGAAAGAATAGAAAAGGCTGCACCCGTAAGAGATGAAGGTGTTATTGAGGTATCAGAGGATGGAATTGAGGCGTCGGATGTTGAGAAAGTGGTATCAGAGAGTGACAATGAGGTATCAGATGATGACTATGTTTATGATGATCTGCTTGCAGAAGAGGGGGAAATTGCAGCTGAGGAAGATGACGAGAATGAAGAGATAGAAGAAGAGatagttgaagatgaagagatCCGGAATGCCGATGATGGTAATGAACCATACTACCGAAAAAGATTGGCGAGTTGGGTTAAGAAAAGATCGTCTTTTAGACAAGTGGACAATGATCATGACAAAAAAGAATGGTTTAAACCACACCCCTCAATATCAGACTCAAAACTTAATGATTCCTTTAGACTACCCGGTGATATATATCCGTCTTTGTTTGATTATCAGAAGACATGTGTTCAGTGGCTTTGGGAATTGTATTCGCAAAAGACTGGAGGTATAATTGGAGACGAAATGGGATTAGGTAAAACAATTCAGATCATATCGTTTTTGGCTGGATTACATTATTCGGGTCTTTTGCACAAACCTGTCTTGGTTGTTGTTCCCGCGACTGTAATGAACCAATGGGTAAATGAGTTCCATAGGTGGTGGCCACCACTTCGATGCGTTATACTACACAGCATTGGATCGGGAATGGGTAATGATGCAAAAATAAGTGAAGCCAAAATGGAAGAATATTTAGAAACGTGGGATCCGCAAACCTCTAAAAAATCACTCAGGGGAATAAAGTCCCAAATTAATGCTCAGAAAATTGTGAATACAGTTGTCGAAAAGGGGCATGTGTTGATAACTACGTATGTTGGTCTTCGGATCTACTCCAAGTATATTTTACCACAAGAATGGGGGTATTGTGTTTTAGACGAGGGCCACAAGATTCGAAACCCGGACCTGGATATCTCACTAACTTGCAAACAAATCAAGACGGTAAACAGAATTATTTTATCAGGTACCCCAATCCAAAATAATCTAACCGAGTTGTGgtcattgtttgattttgtttttccCGGTAGGCTAGGCACATTACCTGTGtttcagcaacaattttccatACCTATTAATGTGGGAGGCTatgcaaattcaaataatcTTCAAGTTAAAACCGCTTACAAATGTGCAGTCGTGTTGAGAGACTTAATTTCACCCTATTTGCTCAGACGATTGAAAAATGACGTAGCTAAAGATTTGCCGAAAAAGAGTGAAATGGTACTTTTTGTCAAGCTAACTAGAGTGCAACAAGATTTGTACGAGAAATTCCTTGATAGTGAAGACTTGAATTCCATTCTCAGGGGGAAAAGAAATGTGCTTATGGGAGTTGACATGTTGAGaaaaatttgcaaccatCCGGATTTGATATACAGAGAGGCGCTAATGCACAAGGCAAGCTATGGCGACCCAAAGAAGTCTGGTAAGATgcaagttttgaaaaatctcTTGCAGCTATGGCAAAATGAGGGCCACAAAACCTTGTTATTCTGTCAAACCAGACAAATGCTTGATATTTTGGAGAAGTTTGTTTCTAATTTATCCTTGCTCAATAACGAATCGAAACACTTTACCTACCTACGAATGGATGGTTCCACGGCAATTTCccaaagacaaaatttggttgatgaattcaacaacGACCCCAGCCTACATGTGTTTTTGCTTACTACGAAAGTTGGCGGATTGGGGGTTAATTTAACTGGTGCTGATAGAGTTATTATTTATGATCCGGATTGGAACCCATCAACAGACATTCAGGCTAGAGAACGTGCATGGAGGTTGGGACAGAAAAAGGATATTACTATATACAGACTAATGACGACAGGTTCAATTGAGGAGAAGATCTATCATCGAcagattttcaaaacctttttgcaaaacaaaattttgaaagatcCGAAACAAAGACGGttttttaaaaataatGATTTGCACGACTTGTTCACATTGGGAGATCAAGACGAAAAGGGAACTGAAACTGGAGACATGTTTCAAGCTCGAAGTGAGCAAAAATACAGGGGCACAAAGTTGAGAAAATCTGCATCgttgacaagaaaaagacaTGAAAATGATGACGATTATAGTCAAGTTGCAAAGATAACCGGTGTTTCGAGATTGGGTCAAtatgaagaaggagaagagCACAGACCCGAAAGCAGTAACGATGAAAGCCGGATTATGGCGGGGATATTTGCCCAAAGTGGAGTCCATAGTGCTCTAAAACATGATGAGATTCT is a window encoding:
- a CDS encoding Ptc6 protein phosphatase (member of the Type 2C-related family (serine/threonine-specific), similar to S. cerevisiae); its protein translation is MSIVFAQGCRIVKERTSLISRRYISDSVVFTPVVRSSSIPPDTEKPKLEGRLRVKLLKSPSHLGHFTSRVNRPYNEDKYNANVLTIRDKEVFNFNIFDGHGGDQCSKYLAENLSLNVECSDEMVKKKKAREDLVKKYAKNVGGYWKRWYKHREKTFATWQASKLPIKSFKKDLEKNDIAFRLPLSFLNTDYEFFQQEQESGSTCTSAFFQTIYNNPVKSLPVIENYYFNRNTISLLTIAHVGDTRAILVDKNGIANALTVDHHPSNPLESKRLRRYAANFFMTDSFGEERFIALANTRAFGDVSYKEMGVTAEPEVTQLIVGDSREISQKLTEDEIKKYTVGGLGGDECFLILCTDGVTNVLTDQEIADIIMTHYKRQGHVKATPQFCAQEVINFVEYVGGDDNATILVIRLNGWGNWPNIDRTGELRQQRLDDYNPRRNSG
- a CDS encoding Rsm19 protein (S. cerevisiae homolog RSM19 is structural constituent of mitochondrial small ribosomal subunit), with protein sequence MLPSLQILSRSVWKGPHIVPLPIAKAIQNKSSIRTKARNCTIIPQFVGLKFEVHNGKDYVEVEVTDDMVGSKLGEFAPTRKRFMYKYSKN
- a CDS encoding Dbp6 protein (S. cerevisiae homolog DBP6 has role ribosomal large subunit assembly, rRNA processing and localizes to nucleolus, preribosome, large subunit precursor); this translates as MFGTRYDPDEPTSISVSNAKRKREEASESSESENEQDDAKELSKSDDESSDDDREGSKISDDIIEKTEARFEVSEESDVEMEGPEPNGDPSYESKHEAVFNKFKQSTTTIGQRESVSEDEKEEVVDTQDLAPLPQPQLPRDKKLTSTSQYSKNLDWLTTPQYVTPNEKLSFQGLGVDETVLNNLKSHGFNEAFAVQVSVLKTIIPEIIANKRRPDAFGDILVNASTGSGKTLAYSIPIVQALHDRVVPRVRAIVLVPTRPLINQVKTTMLQLSQGTNLSVVGLKNDISIKEESEKLKKMVPDIVVSTPGRLVEHLNINSISLSGLRFLVIDEADRLLNQSFQNWSSVLTNKIDEQQKRDISERWSLKVQKLVFSATLTTDAGKLSNLNFYKPRLIIVNDTEQLVNEMFSVPSLLSEFIIHYGVAKNSLKPLILAKFLASQKKLSNVLIFTKSNESCIRLSKLLQLIMDAFSMSINVAFINSTNNRTSVRARVLRDFSTQKINILIATDLIARGIDLTTITDVINYDLPNSSREYVHRVGRTARAKNAGNAYNFVFGKGERKWFNTFSRDIGRGDKEVEPLELKLSEVITKHDEEVYQKALLDLQQQAVM
- a CDS encoding Rad26 protein (S. cerevisiae homolog RAD26 has DNA-dependent ATPase activity, has role in transcription-coupled nucleotide-excision repair and localizes to cytoplasm, nucleus) produces the protein MTDVQVFDQTDLENSITIKANKLLLIKDVEQDEKRLEKAIKSLNVSVKHINQLNSKLSHPRTKISEKKKIKDEIQWLEENELSVKQQDVQDIKSRIESNKRALEESKGGNEDRDRGGGRLPDESERDYLIRIGKITAFGNENAFQSVDATEDKRQSHVFLRKPGFEQDVERIEKAAPVRDEGVIEVSEDGIEASDVEKVVSESDNEVSDDDYVYDDSLAEEGEIAAEEDDENEEIEEEIVEDEEIRNADDGNEPYYRKRLASWVKKRSSFRQVDNDHDKKEWFKPHPSISDSKLNDSFRLPGDIYPSLFDYQKTCVQWLWELYSQKTGGIIGDEMGLGKTIQIISFLAGLHYSGLLHKPVLVVVPATVMNQWVNEFHRWWPPLRCVILHSIGSGMGNDAKISEAKMEEYLETWDPQTSKKSLRGIKSQINAQKIVNTVVEKGHVLITTYVGLRIYSKYILPQEWGYCVLDEGHKIRNPDSDISLTCKQIKTVNRIILSGTPIQNNLTELWSLFDFVFPGRLGTLPVFQQQFSIPINVGGYANSNNLQVKTAYKCAVVLRDLISPYLLRRLKNDVAKDLPKKSEMVLFVKLTRVQQDLYEKFLDSEDLNSILRGKRNVLMGVDMLRKICNHPDLIYREALMHKASYGDPKKSGKMQVLKNLLQLWQNEGHKTLLFCQTRQMLDILEKFVSNLSLLNNESKHFTYLRMDGSTAISQRQNLVDEFNNDPSLHVFLLTTKVGGLGVNLTGADRVIIYDPDWNPSTDIQARERAWRLGQKKDITIYRLMTTGSIEEKIYHRQIFKTFLQNKILKDPKQRRFFKNNDLHDLFTLGDQDEKGTETGDMFQARSEQKYRGTKLRKSASLTRKRHENDDDYSQVAKITGVSRLGQYEEGEEHRPESSNDESRIMAGIFAQSGVHSALKHDEILNYNDEEARFAEKEAEKYVSQATEALRRSRKLARKKPVGTPTWTGKFGSAGKLKGTFGAKKRKVGDRDSSSILDNLRRRAEE